DNA sequence from the Cetobacterium somerae ATCC BAA-474 genome:
TAGTTGAAAATATATTTATGCAACATGATATCGATTATGTTGTAAACTTTGCAGCAGAGAGTCATGTAGATAGAAGTATAGAAAATCCTCAGATATTTTTAGAGACAAATATACTTGGAACGCAAAATCTAATGGAAGTTGCTAAAACTTTCTGGACNNNNNNNNNNNNNNNNNNNNNNNNNNNNNNNNNNNNNNNNNNNNNNNNNNNNNNNNNNNNNNNNNNNNNNNNNN
Encoded proteins:
- a CDS encoding GDP-mannose 4,6-dehydratase, with the translated sequence MLEKHNDIKLVVLDKLTYAGNLGTIREELKDSRVSFVKGDICNRELVENIFMQHDIDYVVNFAAESHVDRSIENPQIFLETNILGTQNLMEVAKTFWT